The Desulfatibacillum aliphaticivorans DSM 15576 genome includes a window with the following:
- the rplC gene encoding 50S ribosomal protein L3, producing MSKGILGKKLGMTGLFSSDGRHIPVTVIEAGPCVVTQIKTKDKDGYNALQLGFGPKKERHTNKPETGHFEKSGGAAYVMVKEFAVDNPEEFELGQSLSTELFAVGEKIDVAGVSKGRGFAGVMKRHGFGGGRMTHGGRCKRRPGSIGCSAWPSKVIKGKKLPGHYGVERKTVRNLEIVDIRADQNLILLKGAVPGAKSGMLELKKLKFGGK from the coding sequence AAAAAAACTGGGGATGACCGGTCTTTTCTCGTCTGACGGGCGCCACATTCCGGTTACGGTGATCGAAGCCGGACCTTGCGTGGTCACCCAGATCAAGACCAAGGACAAAGACGGATACAACGCCCTGCAACTCGGTTTCGGGCCTAAGAAGGAACGCCATACGAACAAGCCCGAGACTGGGCACTTTGAGAAAAGCGGCGGCGCCGCTTATGTCATGGTCAAGGAATTCGCCGTTGACAATCCTGAGGAGTTCGAGCTGGGACAGTCTCTATCCACCGAGTTGTTCGCGGTGGGCGAAAAAATTGACGTCGCAGGCGTATCCAAAGGGCGCGGTTTTGCAGGCGTTATGAAAAGACACGGCTTCGGCGGCGGAAGAATGACCCACGGCGGCCGTTGTAAACGCCGGCCTGGCTCCATCGGCTGCAGCGCCTGGCCTTCAAAGGTTATTAAAGGTAAAAAGCTGCCCGGCCATTACGGAGTGGAACGGAAAACCGTAAGGAATCTGGAAATTGTGGATATCCGGGCCGATCAAAACCTCATCCTCCTCAAGGGGGCGGTTCCCGGCGCTAAATCCGGCATGCTGGAGCTGAAAAAGTTGAAGTTCGGCGGCAAGTAA